The Fuerstiella sp. nucleotide sequence ACGTATTTATTTCGTATTGAAGACTAAAAAAGGGCCTGTCCTGACAACACGGGACGGGACAGTCTGGTAGAGACTTGGTGATTGCAATCACCGGATTCTTGGGCAGGGCAGTTTCAGCGATCAGGGCTCAAGTGTCTCTCCCTCCGCCTCGACCCGCAGCGAATCAATCCTCCACAGGTTAATCGAACCCGCATCAATGTTTTCAATTGTCGCTTCGTTACCCTCGGGAACGAACACAAAGATCCCCAGCGTTAAACCGCCCTTCTCATCGAGCACCAGTGAATTCGTACGGTCTACTTCCAGTGTCACACTTCCGACAGGAGATTGATTACTGGCAATCACAACAGGCTCGTCTTCTGTTTCCTGCGCGATTTCAATTCGCGTGACAGGACCGGTAATACGGATCATCACAGCCACCCGGCTAAGTTTCATCGGGAGAACTTCATCCGGGAACTGCACCCGCAGCCATGTCTTGGTCGAAGTCTGCTTTTCCACCCATTCCCCGGTGCGGTTCATATAGGTGGAAGAAGAAACTCTTCCCTGAGCCGTACGATAAGGAAGAAACGGCGACGGTATCGCCACCTGGGTGTTCGGCGATGTGCGTTCCATAACCAGTGGAATGGCAAACAGGGCCGTACCCAGTATGCGGGTTTGCTCGGGAAACTCGAACCCGGTTGCAACAGATGGTCCCCAGGCAAACAGTGTGGGCCGATCAGGGTAGGGGGTGTCGGTTACTCGCGGCATCAACCGTCGATAGATTTCCTGTCGGCGGCGCTGTTCATCACTTAGCAGACTGGTGGAGACGAATTCACCCTGGGCCAGTACGTCATCGCTGTTGACGGTAAATTCTCCCGTTGACGACATCTGAACCGAGAGACTTTGACGACCGGGGGTCGCAACCACGATATCAGTCAGTTCGTCAGGAGATGATGTTGATACCTGGCCCTCAAATCCGCCGGGGCCAAAACGGCCTCTGGCCTGAACCGGAGTGGGGGCCGTTGCGGTGAGTTCAAAAGTTGCTGACTGTTCCCCCGGAGGCAACGTCATGTTCTCCCAGTGCCAGGAGCCCAGATCTGTCGACAGCATACGAATCGCTCTGCCTCGTGATTCATCGGAATGCGGAACCAGGACACCACCGTTTGTCGCTGCGATTGTGGACTGCGCGGGACTTTGGTAATACAGACTTGCCACACCGGATACCTGCAGGGCATCGCTGCCCGCAGCGGTCTGCACGAACTGCATTTGCGCCAGCGTGTTCGGCACGGCCTGTTTTAGGGATGCCCCCTTCAACGCAATTGCCGCCGCCGCCGCGACGGCAATGGTCGGCCCCAGCCATCCGAGCTGTTCAAGTCGTCCTCGTCGGATCAGCCAGAGTCCGCCAAAGAGCACTCCACTGCAAAACGAGGCCAGGGTGGCTGCGACAACTCCACGACCGGCAATGCGGTACCCAATCTGTTCGGCCAGCATCGGGGCGAAATCTTCGGTTGGAACCGGTGGCGGGACCGACGGCTGAAAGAATCGGTCAGCCAGCGTCTGCAGAGGGAGGGTTGCCAGGTAGTTTGATGAGAACAGCGGCTTGGTGACAACTTTCTCGTCCGGCGGACGAGACCGAAACCACCCTCGGGGGCCGAGCGTGGTAAACAGAATCTCTCCCTGACCAGCTCTCTTCCAGAAAGCTGCCGGCCAGCCGTTGACTGAATAGGCCACTTCACACCGGCCACTCATGACACGCAGAAGTTGCACGGGCTCTTCGAATTGACGGAGCTCACCATCAGGTGTTTCGTAACCCTGTTGTTGTCCTTTAATCTGCAGTTCAGTGAGACCGACCTGATCAACCACCTGACAGTCAAATGTCTCACCCAGTAACAGGCTAACGGTCTCAGGCTTCAGCTGGTCGAGCATGACCCACAGCCGGCCACCCGAGTGCAGCCAGTCACGTATCGCTGTCAGCCCCGCCGTATCTTCAGCGATACGGTCGCCGGAGACGATCAGCTGATCCATAGCCTGCAATTCGACCCCTGATGCCGGCAGGAAATCGTCTAGGTATTCAGAGACCACGCGCGAGCGTCCCGTTGCAATCCTTGCTGCCATGGACAACTCCATGGCCTCCTCGTCCGCACCGACATCCTGATCGCTGATTGACTTGGTCACGACGGGTTGCCAGCCGGCGGGAAGAATTCCGTCGTCAAACATCCGTCCCTCGCGGGTCTTCACAACTACACCGTCTCCGTCAGCCGAATCGAGTAGCATCGTTTTGACGTCGTAGCGATTATTCTCGGGGACTTTCTGTCCCGGAGGCAGGATCATCACTGTCGACCGATGGACACTCAGAGGTGGTAGCCACAAACTCTTGGCATACTGAAGATTGGGGTCGTTGGCGAAGTGTGTCGCAACGACCACCTCTCTGTCCGTGTCCGCCCTGTTAACGACTTCAACACCCATCGTTCCCCATTTTTGCGGCATGTAGTGGCCGACTCCGGCGGGCACGGCCGCCCGACGCAGGGCGGGCGGTCGGACAGTGTTGTTCTGAGCAATGCAAAACGGCAGAGAGTGCACAGCAGCTGTGATCCACAACAGGCACAGAACTGGCAGTCGCACGCGAAATCTCTTAACGCGGTCTGTCCTCGCCCGAATTTGAGCTAACTCCAGGAAAAACTCCCGACAGTTACTTCGTATATGTGCACAGAACGTTAAGAACCCGGACCAAAAGTAAGTGACCCTCTGCATCATCGGACCTGCAGGGAGAGAAAACTTGTCAGCACCCACCATTAGACGTGTAGCTCCCCGTTCAATAAACATATTATGACAGGACGTGACAGGACGTGACAGGACGTGACAGGATTTGAGCAGGGATTGCCATATTGCCGGTGCAGCCAAGCTGGCAGCTCATACACGTCAACAGCAAACCAACTTTGCGAAGTATTGTCAAACAGAAATGGCTGACGGTTTGAAAGATCGAAAACGAACCTGTAATTGACCATTCGGCGACGTGTCACCACAGCATGATATTCCGGCTGTCCCGGGCGAAAGTGCGTTTCGGCGTAACTACTCCTGCACTACGTGCACGGATCGCGTTCCGATACAGGACGCCGTTCGAGACCCGGCGCGCGTTGGTTGAAGGTGGCATTGAACCGTGGTGACAGGCATTCGGTGTCAAACCGTTTGGCGGTCTCAGTTGTCATTTCTGCGAATTAGTTTTTCCGGTATTCGAATGATGGCTCAGCAGCACGTCCCACTGGTGTACGGGCAGCGTCCAGGTTTCCTCGCGCAGCGGCTCTTTCAATGGCAGGATCCATGGTTTGTGCCGCAGTGATCGGTGTTCGGCCGCCAGATTAATTTTCGGATCGATCAATGCCTGCGGCCTTCGTCCGTTGAGCGACACCAGCATGCTGGCGCGGATCTCAACCTGATCTTCCGGTGATGTTTTTAGTTGCTGTGCAAGGAATTTGCTGAATTGCAGGACCATATCCGGATCCTGAAGACGAACAGCCTGGTACCTGGCCAGGTAAGGCTTGGGGTTGACATTGACGGTTTGCCCCGTTTCTGTATGTGTTGCGATAAAATCGAGGCGAACTTTCTTTTCACGCAGCATCATCCGCCAGGCGAATCTGGCGCCTTCTTCCGTCCAGTCGACATTGCCTGTGTAAAGAAAGTGTCGGAACGGAGCCAGCAACTGGACGCTCACGTATGCGCCCAGTCCGACGACAATAAGTTTCTTTTTCAGCGAGAGACTTCCATTGCCGCTGCTGTCGACCCTTTCAACAGCAGTTCGACGTCGTTGCCGCCAGAGGTACCGGGGCCATTCCGGTCGAAAGAATACCGTCGTCGCTCCAATCATCAGCCACGGGAACACACTAATGTGGAACAGCGCCGCATTCGCCAGGTGAAAAGCTACGGACAGAATGAAAGCCGTTTTTTGAGTCCGCTGCCATAAGAGCAGAGGGACGACGAGCAGGTCAAACGCGAGTGAGCCCCAGGCAAAGAAAAAGATCATCCAGTCCTGATCGACGTAAGGTCCGATCAGCGGATACCCCCCCTTGTCGGCCAGCAACAGTCGTATGGGAGCTCCCTGCAGCCAGTCGCCGCTGAGTTTTGCCGTGCCTCCAAAGAGATAGGGGATCCCGATCTGAATTCTAAGGATCCACAGTGCCCATGCCGAAACAGCTGCCGATCGAATTGTCGGTACGCGAATGGCATCGACAGCAAATGCCCGGTGTGCCGGCAAAATTGCCATCAGCAGACCAATGAGCACGATCAGGTAATTGTGATTTTGATAGGATGTTTGTTCCAGTAGAAACAGATAACTAAAACACGCACACAGGAATGGGGCAGCGATCCGATAGTAAAAGCCGAATGTGACACAGATCGACAGTGCCACCATCACGACAAAGTGAATGTACATGCCGGCACCGGGCCAGGGGCGTATCCACTCAAAACCGTACCAGGTGAAGTGAAATACGGGGTCGATGTACAGTCGTTTAATCCAGCCTTCATCGCTGATGATTAAAGACGATGCGTACCACAACATTGTCAGTCCATAGACGATGCGGAAGAACGCCAGAAAAGATATATCCACAGGGACAAAGAGCTGACGCGAGACCGCGTGAGAGACAGAAACCAGACGGTTTTTTAGGGGACTGCTGACGGATTGCATCGTGGGCACACTATCTTGATCTGGGGTCCGGATCACCGCGACCCGGCTACAGGCGGCTTGTCGCGGACTTTGATTCGTACCCCGACCCTTGTGAAGCGACCCGGGTGTCGCTCAAATATTTTGTACTTGGGATATCGCGACACCAATGGATGGGATTCGTACCGAATTCCGGGCCATGAGTAAAGGGGATCCGTCCGGACGGTACGCTGACAGCCGGCCGCCGGTGAGGACTGGAGCAGGTAGCAATTCTGTTGTTGCCCCTGGCTCACGGTCCTGCAGCAGAATGGCCTGTCCATGTTTTGTAAGTCTATATTTATAATGAGCTTGCGGCGACAGCGCGGTGGTTGAAGAAGCTGGCAGTGGCTGTGTTGAACGTTTCACGCAATGCCGGATTTTTCTGTTCGGTTGACAGAAGTCCACGATCATTTAAAAGCGGTGACTCAGGTATTTCGGGCCTTTGGCCAAATCAGTTTCATTGATTTCTAAGTACGTCGCGGCTGTCCCGGTTGCTGTCTGTATCAGGAATCGGTGCGGTGTCTCTACAGCTCAGGCTGCGGCGGAAGATCATGCCGCAGTTACTTGAGCGGCTTGCCGGTTTGAATCCGGTTGAGCCGGAACGCAGAACTGTTTATGGCGTGTCCAGGATCAGTTGGTGACGTACAAACAAAGCCGAAAGAAGGCCCGCCGGTGTTGCGAAGAAATTTTGGCTGAATTCCCCGGCTGTCTGACTGATCACACAAGCCGCGGCAACTGACCGGATTGCGGGTCTGGAGTTATCCAACGCCGGTTTGCCATCAATGAATCCGGCGGAGAGATTTTCAAAACTGATCGAATAACGTGGCGATACAGCTCAAAAAAGTGGTCACACTAATGAAGCGCGGAGCAGACTGAATCATGAGTGAGAGAAACCGACATCCGTTCGTCAACAGTCCATCGATTGTTGCTACGGTCGCCATCGTTGTCGTGCTTGCACAGGCTGCCTCACAATCACCGGCAACTGAGCCGGAAGGTCTCGTTGGCCACTGGTCATTCAATGACGGTACGGGCAGGGACTCATCCGGTAACGAGCAGTTGGCCGGGTTGGGTGGAGCGAAAATATTCTCGCTGGGAGACGGTCAGGCCTGTCTGCAGTTTGCTGAAGAAGTCGATCCTCTGCGGATTCCTGTCTCGCCAGAGTCCCCGGCTGCTATCGAAAGGGGGACTGTCAGCTTCTGGATGAGTACGTCCAGCGATCGGACCAGCATCATCAGGTTCAATAACCGAGCCGTTGAATTGAATTCGTATCGTGGCGACTTTCAGGCTCGGTTTCGTGGCAACGACGACTTCAGGTACGGAACGCTGGTGATGGATTATGACTGGCCAAAGTACGACATGCGAGAATTCGCCTTCTATGGACATCCTCGGGCGGCCGTTGGCGATGCTGAGTGGCATCATTTTGCGGTTGCTTACGATGATCAGGTGGGAAAGATCATCGGTTGGCGGGATGGGCAGCTGATCGCGGTCGTTGATCTGTCAACCGTGGGTCCGGAACCGCTGATGCGACAGGGATTGAGCGAAATTACGGCCGGAGAGGAATTCATTGGTTTCCTGGATGATTTGCGGATCTACAACAGGGTGCTGTCCGACAGTGAACTGCGGTCTGTCTATTCGTCAACCCGCTCAGTGTATGCCGATCGCCGTGACACGAATCATCCGGATCGGCCCATGAAGTCCTACAGGTTTCAGGAGCAGGATCGCACGCTGTATCGTGCGTGGCTCCAGTATCACCCGCCTGCACGTGAACAGGGTCGCGAGTTACTGAAGACCATCGTCGCCGAAGGCCGGCATTCCACAGTCCGGACAGCAGCATCGGAGTTGAAAGATGCCGTCAGATCCATGTTCTCATTTACGCCGTCGGTGACCGAACAGGCTGATTCCGGCACAAAAGTAGTACTTGGCACACCCGCAACGTCCAGCTGGATTCGCAGTCACGCCGACCAGTTGGGGCTTGACCGCATCGCGGATGACGGATTCGTGATCAGGACTGTATCGTCAGGGGAAAGTTCCACGCTGGTTGTGGCAGCACGTATTCCGGCAGGTGTGATCTTCGGCACGTTCGATCTGATCCGGCGCATACAAACCGGACAGGACCCGCGGCAGCTGGACGTGTTCGAGAACCCTGCAATTCCCATTCGCATGGTCGATCACTGGTCATATTTCCGAGGTGTCTTCGGTGACAGATGGCGCGGTGGCGGCCGGGACAATTCGATCTTCAGCTGGGAGGAGTTAAGGACGGGTGATACCAGGCAGATTCGCGACTGGGTCCGCATGATGGCCTCAGCCGGCTGGAATGCCATTTGTCCCTGCGAAGTGAACTGGCACTACCGAGACAATTTTCTTGATCACCTGGACGAAGTCGAAGTCCTTGCGGAAATCCTGCGGGATTACGGCATGAAACTGTACTGGAGCCCCAGTTATCTTCTGGCGCTCGACCAGAGTACGGCGGACGCGTTGTATGCGCGCGTCCCTGACTTTGGCGGGTACATGATGAAGCTGGGGTCAGAAAAACAGAATGGCCACCCCGGGCCGCCGATGGTGAATCGTATTGCAGACACCGTTATGCCCTGGGGGGGGACGGTGCTTGTTCGCGGGTTCGTTTACGGCAATCTGCGTTACACGCCGGAACCGTATCGCACTTTGATTCCCCACGACATTTTTGCGCCGAAAGACGGAGAATATCGAGAGAATGTGATTATTGTTCCCAAGGGCAGTGCCGGTGACTGGGACTACTCCGCGCCCATTCCGGCAATTGATGGGGCGCTGCAAAAAAATCTGTCCGGAAGTGAACAGGTCATCGACAAGAAGTTTCCCAGTTCCTGGGTAGAAAAATGGAAATGGTGGCTGGAGCAGGATCATTATCACGATGGTCCCGGTAGCCTGAACAAGCTGAATGTGGACTGTATCATGGGCGTTTCCATGATCAGTCCCTCACCCTCGTGGACATCAACTCCGCTGAATATGGTCAACTACTATGGCCTGGGCCGGCTGGCCTGGAATCCTGATCGAACTGTTGACGAAATTTATACGGAGTGGATTCAGCAGACATTTGGCCACGACCCGGAAGTGGTTGACATTATCCGGGACATCCTGCTGATTTCGGACGATGCAGCCCGAAAACTTTATATGTACAGGGGTTACCGAGGAATCTGGATTGACAAAGGTGATGTCGGCCTGGTCGAACGCAAATTACCCTACGTGATCAACCGTCACGGGATCGGGCCGACCAGTTCCCGACTGCAGCAGCGGGTGCTCAGTCAGTACTCAGCCGGCCTTCGCGATGTTTTCGCTGATCCGTTGCGCAGTGAAGAGTACCTGTCTGCCTTTCACTTCAAACGTCACGACTACCGATTGTCCATTGGTCGGACACTGATCGAGGACGTCTACGGGGGTATGGAAGAAGCAGTGGATCTGGCCGCAAAGATGGTTCGTCTCTGGTCGGGGCTGGAAAACAGGATTGACGACCGTCGATATGAGTACACCCGTGAAGCGCTTGTCGAATTTGCTGAAGACGCACGCATCACTCGCGACGCGACAGCAGCCGCATTCGAAAAGTACACCGGCCGGGATCGCAAAGAAACTCTGGCTGGTCTGACTGCTGACGGCCTGGCGAGAGTTCAGGTTTGGAATGTACGGCATTTCGGAGCCGGTGAGCACGCCGCGACGAACGATGCTCCGGCGTTCAACGCGGCGATTGATGCCTGTTCATCTGCCGGTGGTGGTACTGTGTTTGTCCCGACGGGAATCTACCCGGTCGGGACCATTCACCTCAAAAGTAACATTACGCTGGTGCTTGATAAGGGGGCCATCCTCAGAGCCGCTGACGGGCACATGGACTCCCGGGAGCCCAATCCACATGCCCACGGGCTGACAGATCCTGCGTTCTATCACTGGGAAGCATCACTCATTCGGGGCAGTAATCTGGACAACATCAAAATCTACGGTCCCGGAACGCTGGATGGTTCCTCGCTGACCGTCGGCAGCGATGTACCGGAGGGGACCGGAGACAAGGGCATTGCCCTGAGAAATTGCCGGGATGTGGAAATCCGCAATCTGAATATCCGTAAGGGAGGGTATTGCGCACTGCTGGCGACGGGTTGTCGAAATCTGCTCATCGACAATGTCACCATCAAAACCGACCAAAACGGGATCACTCTGGCGCAGTGCAGGGATGTTGACGTCGCTCATTGCCACATTGATGCGGTGCGCTATGACGACGGCTATCCGGCCGGCGGTGAGGATGCGATCAAGCTGTGCAGTAATCTGTCACTGGGAACGGTACGGCCCACCGAAAATGTGACTGTACGTGACTGCAGTCTGGCTGCTGGCGGTAGTGCGATTCATGTGGGTTCCGAGACCGTGGGGCCGATCAGCCACATCGAATTTGACAACATCAGGGTCCATCGCGCCGGCCATGCCGGCATCAGCGTGACGGCCAACGACGGCAGCGATATCAATGGACTTCGCTTCCGCGGGATCCGTATGGAAAACACATTTGCTGCCGTATTTATCAGGGTGACTGATGCCGCTCGCGTTCCGCCAGGCACCTATCGCCGTGGTTCCGTTCGCAATGTTTCCTTTGCGGATATGACGGCCACCGGCTGCTCGAGGGCAGGGTCGTGCCGGGAGATGCCCTGTATTATATGGGGTAAACCGAATTCTCCTCTGGAGGGAATACGGTTCGATCGTGTATCGATCAGTTCGGAGGGCGGAAATAGACTGTTTGGTGCAGATGGGGATCCGCAGGAAAACGACATTCATGATCCTCAGCAGCTGAATTCCGTCCCGGCCTGCGTTTTGTACTTGCGGCACGTCAAAGACGTGGCTTTTGCAAATTGCCGATTTTACCTGCGAAAACCTGATAAACGCCCGGCAATTGTGGTGGACAACGTGCAAAAGATCACGTTAAAATCGACGGAATTACCTTTCGACACAGAGTCAAGTGCTAGGATTGCTGTGCGCGGAAGGATGACTAATCTTGAAATTATGAATTGCTCTGGTTTTCGCGATATGCAGCTGACCACTGGGCATCGATCGTTTTGATTGGTACCGAGAGGTGGCTTCTCATTCTCAAGTGATAGCCGGTTGCGGTCGATCAACAGTTTAAAGGGCGACCAGTTTTATAACTGGCCTAAGTCTTTTAACCGATATAGGTAATGTAATGCTTTCAATCTTTAGTGGGCAAAATCGTGACTGCGAAGGAGTGTCGCGACGAGAGTTGTTTCGCGTTGGAGCTTTAGGGGCTACTGGACTTTCCTTACCCGGTTTAATGGAACTAAAGGCGGCTGAGGCTGAGGCCGGGGCCGTGAAGGATGTTTCGGTGGTCTTGCTGTGGCTGCAGGGGGGGCCGTCGCATATTGAGACATTCGATCCAAAAATGACGGCTCCTGTCGAAATTCGTGGAATGTTCGGCGAGGTCAAAACATCGCTGCCCGGCGTCACGTTTGGCGGGACTTTTCCTAAACTGGCCGGAATGGCTGACAAACTGGCCGTTGTACGCTCTTTCCAGAGTGGGATCAGCAGTCACAAGACAGGTAGTCGTTGGGTTTCCTCTGGTGGAAATTCAACCGAAGCTAACATGGGTTCGCTGTACGCTCGAATGGCCGGCAATAATAATCCCCATACGGGTATGCCACGCAATGTGCTGTTACTGCCATCTTCGGCCGGCGAGGAATACAAAGATTTCATCCGGAAGGGGCCCGAGCGATTCACCCAGGTTGGTGAACTTGGGTCGTCCTTCGCTCCGTTTGACCCCAGTACCGGTTCTGGTGGTCAGGGTGTAGAGAATATGAAACTGCACCTGCCCGATGGTCGGTTTGAGGATCGTCGGACGCTACTGACTGCTTTGGACCATCTGAAACGGCAAGCGGATTCAAGTGATGTTCTTGCCGGAGCAAATACGGCTGAGCAGCAGGCAACCTCGGTTCTGCTGGGTGGTGTGTCTGACGCATTTGACCTTTCAAAAGAAGATCCCCGTACAGTGGCCATGTATGACACCGGTCATTGCACGATTCCTGAAAGCGTCCTGAAGAAAAAGAATCCTGACATTTGGCAGTATTCGCCCGTGGCTCTGGGCAAGCAGTTGCTGATGGCTCGCAGGCTGTGTGAAGCGGGCGCTGGTTACGTGACCGTGTGCAGTACCGGCTGGGACATGCACGGAGGTCGCTTTGGTATCGTCGACGGGATCCCCTGTCTTGGTTCTGCACTTGATCATGCCGTGTCGGCCTTCATCACGGACCTTGAACAACGGGGACTGACCGACAAAATTCTGTTGGTGATGATGGGTGAAATGGGCCGGACTCCGAGAATCAATCGCAAGGGAGGCCGGGACCACTGGGGTAATTTGTGTTCGGTGGCCTTTGCGGGAGGCGGTTTGCCAATGGGACAGGTAATTGGCACTTCCGATCGACTTGCGAGTATGCCGGCTTCCGACCAAATCGGTGTCTCCCACGTGCTGGGAACGATCATGGACAGTGTTCTGGACCGTAATGCGTTGCGTAATGACAAAAGGATGGACGAAAACCTCCTGCGTTCAATCGACGCTCCAACGATCCCGCAGTTGAGCTGATCGGCACTGTTTTGATGTCCCTCCGGGAGCCGAAGGAAACCACTGGCTGCGATCAAGGTTGAGTGACTGCCATATCAGGCTCGACTGGTTTGCCCTGATCGCAGATGCTTTTTCATTCGGCACGAAGACCGGGTGATTTCTGGCTATGGTTTGCGTCGTTTGGTGTGAGCGGCGACGGTTGGGGTTGGGTCAATTGGCAGAGTCTGAGCGTTAGTGTTGCGCCCCGAGTCCTCTTGGCATAGTCAGATCTTCGGGCACTCACAAAATAAGTCGTTCGAGATACCGCGATTGAACGAATTTAACAGACACTCGAGGAAACGAGTTGCCGACGTGTTCGGGATTGTAGGGCTGTGGTATTCGCCGGTTTTCCGAAGAGCAACAAGTGGCAGCAGTGATGACTGAACGACATCGAAATATGACCGCCAAACTGGTTCCGGGCGCTGTGGCTGTTATTGTCGCGGTATTGCTGATTCCGGTCGGGTATTGGATTCGGCCATCAATGGGTGCCGAAGCCATTGTCGACGTCCTGGACAGGTCGGGCGATGAGCTACCTGAGTTCCGGGGCATCCGTAATCCGCCCGAAGGTATCGAGCATCCGGAACCTGAGGTGGCGGGACACAGGTCAGAATTTGTCTCCAGGTCCGGTGATTTGGGTGCTGTAGAGACTGAGGACAGGTCGAAAGTCAGTCTGATGCCCGAGGGTGGTGATGCATACGTTCAACTGGACCTGCCTGCAGAGTCCACGGCCGGCAGTCCGAACAAACATCCTGTAATTGTGAATTCGATCGGCATGTCGTTGAAGTTGGTGCCGGCGGGAAGATTCCAAATGGGATCGATTTCGGGCGACAGTGATGAAAGACCCGTACACGAAGTGACCCTGACTTCCCCGTTTTACCTGGGGATCTATGAGGTGACACAGCAGCAGTATGAGCGAGTGACGGGGACAAATCCGAGCAGCTTCAAGGGACGGGCCAAGAACCCGGTTGAGAATGTCAGCTGGGAAGCTGCTGTAGAGTTCTGCAGCAGGCTGTCGGCGATCCCGGCCGAGAAGTCATTCGGGCGAGTTTACCGGCTGCCTAGCGAGGCAGAATGGGAGTACGCGTGTCGTGCTGGAACCACCACTGCGTTCAGTTTTGACGATGACCCTGGGCAACTCGCTGATTATGCGTGGTTCAAAGGTAACTCAGACAGAAGCACGCAGTCGGTTGGCAAGAAGCAGCCTAACGCCTGGGGACTCTACGATATGCATGGAAACGTATGGGAGTGGTGCCAGGACTGGAAGAGCGATTATTCGAGCGGCTCAGTGA carries:
- a CDS encoding HTTM domain-containing protein, with amino-acid sequence MQSVSSPLKNRLVSVSHAVSRQLFVPVDISFLAFFRIVYGLTMLWYASSLIISDEGWIKRLYIDPVFHFTWYGFEWIRPWPGAGMYIHFVVMVALSICVTFGFYYRIAAPFLCACFSYLFLLEQTSYQNHNYLIVLIGLLMAILPAHRAFAVDAIRVPTIRSAAVSAWALWILRIQIGIPYLFGGTAKLSGDWLQGAPIRLLLADKGGYPLIGPYVDQDWMIFFFAWGSLAFDLLVVPLLLWQRTQKTAFILSVAFHLANAALFHISVFPWLMIGATTVFFRPEWPRYLWRQRRRTAVERVDSSGNGSLSLKKKLIVVGLGAYVSVQLLAPFRHFLYTGNVDWTEEGARFAWRMMLREKKVRLDFIATHTETGQTVNVNPKPYLARYQAVRLQDPDMVLQFSKFLAQQLKTSPEDQVEIRASMLVSLNGRRPQALIDPKINLAAEHRSLRHKPWILPLKEPLREETWTLPVHQWDVLLSHHSNTGKTNSQK
- a CDS encoding right-handed parallel beta-helix repeat-containing protein, which produces MSERNRHPFVNSPSIVATVAIVVVLAQAASQSPATEPEGLVGHWSFNDGTGRDSSGNEQLAGLGGAKIFSLGDGQACLQFAEEVDPLRIPVSPESPAAIERGTVSFWMSTSSDRTSIIRFNNRAVELNSYRGDFQARFRGNDDFRYGTLVMDYDWPKYDMREFAFYGHPRAAVGDAEWHHFAVAYDDQVGKIIGWRDGQLIAVVDLSTVGPEPLMRQGLSEITAGEEFIGFLDDLRIYNRVLSDSELRSVYSSTRSVYADRRDTNHPDRPMKSYRFQEQDRTLYRAWLQYHPPAREQGRELLKTIVAEGRHSTVRTAASELKDAVRSMFSFTPSVTEQADSGTKVVLGTPATSSWIRSHADQLGLDRIADDGFVIRTVSSGESSTLVVAARIPAGVIFGTFDLIRRIQTGQDPRQLDVFENPAIPIRMVDHWSYFRGVFGDRWRGGGRDNSIFSWEELRTGDTRQIRDWVRMMASAGWNAICPCEVNWHYRDNFLDHLDEVEVLAEILRDYGMKLYWSPSYLLALDQSTADALYARVPDFGGYMMKLGSEKQNGHPGPPMVNRIADTVMPWGGTVLVRGFVYGNLRYTPEPYRTLIPHDIFAPKDGEYRENVIIVPKGSAGDWDYSAPIPAIDGALQKNLSGSEQVIDKKFPSSWVEKWKWWLEQDHYHDGPGSLNKLNVDCIMGVSMISPSPSWTSTPLNMVNYYGLGRLAWNPDRTVDEIYTEWIQQTFGHDPEVVDIIRDILLISDDAARKLYMYRGYRGIWIDKGDVGLVERKLPYVINRHGIGPTSSRLQQRVLSQYSAGLRDVFADPLRSEEYLSAFHFKRHDYRLSIGRTLIEDVYGGMEEAVDLAAKMVRLWSGLENRIDDRRYEYTREALVEFAEDARITRDATAAAFEKYTGRDRKETLAGLTADGLARVQVWNVRHFGAGEHAATNDAPAFNAAIDACSSAGGGTVFVPTGIYPVGTIHLKSNITLVLDKGAILRAADGHMDSREPNPHAHGLTDPAFYHWEASLIRGSNLDNIKIYGPGTLDGSSLTVGSDVPEGTGDKGIALRNCRDVEIRNLNIRKGGYCALLATGCRNLLIDNVTIKTDQNGITLAQCRDVDVAHCHIDAVRYDDGYPAGGEDAIKLCSNLSLGTVRPTENVTVRDCSLAAGGSAIHVGSETVGPISHIEFDNIRVHRAGHAGISVTANDGSDINGLRFRGIRMENTFAAVFIRVTDAARVPPGTYRRGSVRNVSFADMTATGCSRAGSCREMPCIIWGKPNSPLEGIRFDRVSISSEGGNRLFGADGDPQENDIHDPQQLNSVPACVLYLRHVKDVAFANCRFYLRKPDKRPAIVVDNVQKITLKSTELPFDTESSARIAVRGRMTNLEIMNCSGFRDMQLTTGHRSF
- a CDS encoding DUF1501 domain-containing protein translates to MLSIFSGQNRDCEGVSRRELFRVGALGATGLSLPGLMELKAAEAEAGAVKDVSVVLLWLQGGPSHIETFDPKMTAPVEIRGMFGEVKTSLPGVTFGGTFPKLAGMADKLAVVRSFQSGISSHKTGSRWVSSGGNSTEANMGSLYARMAGNNNPHTGMPRNVLLLPSSAGEEYKDFIRKGPERFTQVGELGSSFAPFDPSTGSGGQGVENMKLHLPDGRFEDRRTLLTALDHLKRQADSSDVLAGANTAEQQATSVLLGGVSDAFDLSKEDPRTVAMYDTGHCTIPESVLKKKNPDIWQYSPVALGKQLLMARRLCEAGAGYVTVCSTGWDMHGGRFGIVDGIPCLGSALDHAVSAFITDLEQRGLTDKILLVMMGEMGRTPRINRKGGRDHWGNLCSVAFAGGGLPMGQVIGTSDRLASMPASDQIGVSHVLGTIMDSVLDRNALRNDKRMDENLLRSIDAPTIPQLS
- a CDS encoding formylglycine-generating enzyme family protein, whose product is MTERHRNMTAKLVPGAVAVIVAVLLIPVGYWIRPSMGAEAIVDVLDRSGDELPEFRGIRNPPEGIEHPEPEVAGHRSEFVSRSGDLGAVETEDRSKVSLMPEGGDAYVQLDLPAESTAGSPNKHPVIVNSIGMSLKLVPAGRFQMGSISGDSDERPVHEVTLTSPFYLGIYEVTQQQYERVTGTNPSSFKGRAKNPVENVSWEAAVEFCSRLSAIPAEKSFGRVYRLPSEAEWEYACRAGTTTAFSFDDDPGQLADYAWFKGNSDRSTQSVGKKQPNAWGLYDMHGNVWEWCQDWKSDYSSGSVTNPVGPPSGSTHVYRGGSWRSKIRSCRSSDRFKHIRPPGYRDNRVGFRVVLETPL